One Vitis vinifera cultivar Pinot Noir 40024 chromosome 8, ASM3070453v1 genomic window carries:
- the LOC100258868 gene encoding dirigent protein 22 — MAKLLILFTIFFSTIAAVAASGSSGESHRFSRNLSPESIGLKEEKLSHLHFYFHDIISGPKPTAVRVAEAAMTNKSATVFGAVLMMDDPLTVGPEPSSKLVGRAQGIYASASQEEMGFLMVLNFAFMEGKYNGSTLSVLGRNTIFSKVREMSIVGGSGLFRFARGYAQARTHTFNPKTGDVVVEYNVYVFHY, encoded by the coding sequence ATGGCAAAACTCCTCATccttttcactattttcttctcCACCATTGCCGCCGTCGCGGCCTCCGGCTCCAGCGGGGAATCCCACCGTTTCTCCAGGAACCTTTCTCCGGAATCGATAGGCCTCAAGGAAGAGAAGCTCAGCCACCTCCACTTCTACTTCCACGACATAATCAGCGGCCCGAAACCCACCGCCGTGAGAGTCGCTGAGGCCGCCATGACCAACAAGTCGGCGACAGTGTTCGGCGCGGTGCTTATGATGGACGATCCCTTGACTGTGGGACCCGAGCCCAGCTCCAAGCTGGTAGGAAGAGCCCAAGGAATATACGCATCGGCGTCGCAGGAGGAAATGGGCTTCTTGATGGTGCTGAATTTTGCTTTCATGGAGGGCAAGTACAACGGCAGTACTCTCAGTGTTTTGGGTCGAAACACTATCTTTTCAAAGGTGCGGGAGATGTCGATCGTCGGCGGCAGTGGGCTTTTCCGATTTGCTCGTGGGTATGCTCAGGCGAGGACTCACACCTTCAATCCCAAAACAGGAGATGTTGTTGTGGAGTATAATGTTTATGTCTTTCATTACTGA